A single Antechinus flavipes isolate AdamAnt ecotype Samford, QLD, Australia chromosome 5, AdamAnt_v2, whole genome shotgun sequence DNA region contains:
- the KLRG2 gene encoding killer cell lectin-like receptor subfamily G member 2 isoform X2 translates to MVRNQAALGEEMAGAALPMEPLQNQVQEPEKLGSPEQQVAGEQRPEPPEKPVGDPQGPKEPAAVASLARTRDPSGEKTLSLRPTFLRVPQPSLGYGSFRCRGSASSEQLQGRGDREGALALVPVSAPAEAQPREGETSTVGAAREPGEVGSGAWAPVELQVDVRVKPVGAAVSGLSPSPVPATRFFSVSVPDSPAFSRHSSFSRSGVPRTPSPGSTWGGSPHPLAGWADRYREQEGRASPGPVRSGESPSGLPRCRCRELGLEDKEWEKLLPGCGADGDQLHQVIARIGLPTYMKSLRWALAVLAVLLAVAVITIVALASRVGFSQCPSWLYCPCVHRNKVPTLSRRLDMVRRTLLLSFVGGSKLGRQQSFLLSPTSVSPSIEPNTGLPEQISDPEIILGGSTSRP, encoded by the exons ATGGTTCGGAACCAGGCGGCCCTAGGGGAAGAAATGGCTGGGGCCGCGCTCCCGATGGAACCGCTCCAGAATCAAGTCCAAGAGCCGGAGAAGCTGGGTTCCCCGGAGCAGCAGGTCGCCGGGGAACAGCGGCCGGAGCCCCCGGAGAAGCCCGTTGGGGACCCCCAGGGGCCAAAGGAACCGGCAGCTGTGGCGAGCCTAGCTCGAACCCGGGATCCCTCGGGCGAGAAGACGCTGTCCCTGCGCCCTACCTTCCTCCGGGTGCCCCAGCCGAGCTTGGGTTACGGCTCTTTCCGCTGTCGGGGATCTGCGAGCTCTGAGCAGCTTCAGGGCCGCGGGGATCGGGAGGGGGCCCTGGCCCTGGTCCCGGTCTCGGCCCCGGCAGAAGCGCAACCCCGGGAGGGCGAGACGTCCACTGTGGGCGCCGCACGAGAGCCGGGCGAGGTGGGGTCGGGGGCCTGGGCGCCCGTGGAACTGCAGGTAGACGTGCGAGTGAAACCCGTGGGTGCGGCGGTTTCGGGGCTCTCTCCCTCTCCGGTGCCCGCCACCCGCTTTTTCTCGGTATCCGTGCCTGACTCTCCCGCCTTCTCGCGCCATTCCTCCTTCTCTCGCTCCGGGGTGCCCCGGACCCCTTCCCCTGGGAGCACGTGGGGGGGAAGTCCGCACCCCCTTGCCGGCTGGGCCGATCGGTATCGGGAGCAGGAGGGGCGGGCAAGCCCGGGACCCGTGCGGTCCGGGGAATCTCCGTCGGGACTTCCCCGATGTAGGTGCCGGGAGCTGGGGCTGGAGGACAAGGAATGGGAGAAGCTACTGCCGGGATGCGGGGCCGACGGAGACCAGCTACACCAAGTGATCGCACGCATAG GCCTGCCAACGTACATGAAATCCTTGCGCTGGGCTCTGGCTGTCCTGGCAGTGCTGCTGGCGGTGGCTGTGATCACCATCGTGGCCCTGGCTTCTCGAGTAG GTTTTTCCCAATGTCCAAGCTGGTTATACTGTCCCTGTGTCCACAGGAACAAAGTGCCGACCTTGTCCAGAAGGCTGGATATGGTCAGAAGAACACTGTTACTATCATTCGTTGGAGGTTCAAAGCTGGGAAGACAGCAAAGCTTTCTGCTCAGCCCAACAAGCGTCTCTCCCAGTATTGAGCCAAACACAG gaCTTCCTGAGCAGATATCCGATCCAGAGATTATATTGGGTGGGTCTACGTCGAGGCCCTGA
- the KLRG2 gene encoding killer cell lectin-like receptor subfamily G member 2 isoform X1 — protein sequence MVRNQAALGEEMAGAALPMEPLQNQVQEPEKLGSPEQQVAGEQRPEPPEKPVGDPQGPKEPAAVASLARTRDPSGEKTLSLRPTFLRVPQPSLGYGSFRCRGSASSEQLQGRGDREGALALVPVSAPAEAQPREGETSTVGAAREPGEVGSGAWAPVELQVDVRVKPVGAAVSGLSPSPVPATRFFSVSVPDSPAFSRHSSFSRSGVPRTPSPGSTWGGSPHPLAGWADRYREQEGRASPGPVRSGESPSGLPRCRCRELGLEDKEWEKLLPGCGADGDQLHQVIARIGLPTYMKSLRWALAVLAVLLAVAVITIVALASRVGTKCRPCPEGWIWSEEHCYYHSLEVQSWEDSKAFCSAQQASLPVLSQTQDFLSRYPIQRLYWVGLRRGPEGWQWINGAPLPPQLLLNEDEDSPQNQNCGGLEEGKLKALECASSRPWICVREAK from the exons ATGGTTCGGAACCAGGCGGCCCTAGGGGAAGAAATGGCTGGGGCCGCGCTCCCGATGGAACCGCTCCAGAATCAAGTCCAAGAGCCGGAGAAGCTGGGTTCCCCGGAGCAGCAGGTCGCCGGGGAACAGCGGCCGGAGCCCCCGGAGAAGCCCGTTGGGGACCCCCAGGGGCCAAAGGAACCGGCAGCTGTGGCGAGCCTAGCTCGAACCCGGGATCCCTCGGGCGAGAAGACGCTGTCCCTGCGCCCTACCTTCCTCCGGGTGCCCCAGCCGAGCTTGGGTTACGGCTCTTTCCGCTGTCGGGGATCTGCGAGCTCTGAGCAGCTTCAGGGCCGCGGGGATCGGGAGGGGGCCCTGGCCCTGGTCCCGGTCTCGGCCCCGGCAGAAGCGCAACCCCGGGAGGGCGAGACGTCCACTGTGGGCGCCGCACGAGAGCCGGGCGAGGTGGGGTCGGGGGCCTGGGCGCCCGTGGAACTGCAGGTAGACGTGCGAGTGAAACCCGTGGGTGCGGCGGTTTCGGGGCTCTCTCCCTCTCCGGTGCCCGCCACCCGCTTTTTCTCGGTATCCGTGCCTGACTCTCCCGCCTTCTCGCGCCATTCCTCCTTCTCTCGCTCCGGGGTGCCCCGGACCCCTTCCCCTGGGAGCACGTGGGGGGGAAGTCCGCACCCCCTTGCCGGCTGGGCCGATCGGTATCGGGAGCAGGAGGGGCGGGCAAGCCCGGGACCCGTGCGGTCCGGGGAATCTCCGTCGGGACTTCCCCGATGTAGGTGCCGGGAGCTGGGGCTGGAGGACAAGGAATGGGAGAAGCTACTGCCGGGATGCGGGGCCGACGGAGACCAGCTACACCAAGTGATCGCACGCATAG GCCTGCCAACGTACATGAAATCCTTGCGCTGGGCTCTGGCTGTCCTGGCAGTGCTGCTGGCGGTGGCTGTGATCACCATCGTGGCCCTGGCTTCTCGAGTAG GAACAAAGTGCCGACCTTGTCCAGAAGGCTGGATATGGTCAGAAGAACACTGTTACTATCATTCGTTGGAGGTTCAAAGCTGGGAAGACAGCAAAGCTTTCTGCTCAGCCCAACAAGCGTCTCTCCCAGTATTGAGCCAAACACAG gaCTTCCTGAGCAGATATCCGATCCAGAGATTATATTGGGTGGGTCTACGTCGAGGCCCTGAAGGGTGGCAATGGATCAATGGGGCTCCATTGCCCCCTCAGCT GCTCCTAAATGAAGATGAAGACAGCCCTCAGAACCAGAACTGTGGGGGCTTGGAAGAAGGGAAGCTCAAAGCTTTAGAATGTGCCTCCTCTCGACCCTGGATCTGTGTCAGGGAGGCCAAATGA
- the KLRG2 gene encoding killer cell lectin-like receptor subfamily G member 2 isoform X3, with product MVRNQAALGEEMAGAALPMEPLQNQVQEPEKLGSPEQQVAGEQRPEPPEKPVGDPQGPKEPAAVASLARTRDPSGEKTLSLRPTFLRVPQPSLGYGSFRCRGSASSEQLQGRGDREGALALVPVSAPAEAQPREGETSTVGAAREPGEVGSGAWAPVELQVDVRVKPVGAAVSGLSPSPVPATRFFSVSVPDSPAFSRHSSFSRSGVPRTPSPGSTWGGSPHPLAGWADRYREQEGRASPGPVRSGESPSGLPRCRCRELGLEDKEWEKLLPGCGADGDQLHQVIARIGLPTYMKSLRWALAVLAVLLAVAVITIVALASRVGTKCRPCPEGWIWSEEHCYYHSLEVQSWEDSKAFCSAQQASLPVLSQTQDFLSRYPIQRLYWVGLRRGPEGWQWINGAPLPPQL from the exons ATGGTTCGGAACCAGGCGGCCCTAGGGGAAGAAATGGCTGGGGCCGCGCTCCCGATGGAACCGCTCCAGAATCAAGTCCAAGAGCCGGAGAAGCTGGGTTCCCCGGAGCAGCAGGTCGCCGGGGAACAGCGGCCGGAGCCCCCGGAGAAGCCCGTTGGGGACCCCCAGGGGCCAAAGGAACCGGCAGCTGTGGCGAGCCTAGCTCGAACCCGGGATCCCTCGGGCGAGAAGACGCTGTCCCTGCGCCCTACCTTCCTCCGGGTGCCCCAGCCGAGCTTGGGTTACGGCTCTTTCCGCTGTCGGGGATCTGCGAGCTCTGAGCAGCTTCAGGGCCGCGGGGATCGGGAGGGGGCCCTGGCCCTGGTCCCGGTCTCGGCCCCGGCAGAAGCGCAACCCCGGGAGGGCGAGACGTCCACTGTGGGCGCCGCACGAGAGCCGGGCGAGGTGGGGTCGGGGGCCTGGGCGCCCGTGGAACTGCAGGTAGACGTGCGAGTGAAACCCGTGGGTGCGGCGGTTTCGGGGCTCTCTCCCTCTCCGGTGCCCGCCACCCGCTTTTTCTCGGTATCCGTGCCTGACTCTCCCGCCTTCTCGCGCCATTCCTCCTTCTCTCGCTCCGGGGTGCCCCGGACCCCTTCCCCTGGGAGCACGTGGGGGGGAAGTCCGCACCCCCTTGCCGGCTGGGCCGATCGGTATCGGGAGCAGGAGGGGCGGGCAAGCCCGGGACCCGTGCGGTCCGGGGAATCTCCGTCGGGACTTCCCCGATGTAGGTGCCGGGAGCTGGGGCTGGAGGACAAGGAATGGGAGAAGCTACTGCCGGGATGCGGGGCCGACGGAGACCAGCTACACCAAGTGATCGCACGCATAG GCCTGCCAACGTACATGAAATCCTTGCGCTGGGCTCTGGCTGTCCTGGCAGTGCTGCTGGCGGTGGCTGTGATCACCATCGTGGCCCTGGCTTCTCGAGTAG GAACAAAGTGCCGACCTTGTCCAGAAGGCTGGATATGGTCAGAAGAACACTGTTACTATCATTCGTTGGAGGTTCAAAGCTGGGAAGACAGCAAAGCTTTCTGCTCAGCCCAACAAGCGTCTCTCCCAGTATTGAGCCAAACACAG gaCTTCCTGAGCAGATATCCGATCCAGAGATTATATTGGGTGGGTCTACGTCGAGGCCCTGAAGGGTGGCAATGGATCAATGGGGCTCCATTGCCCCCTCAGCTGTGA